Proteins encoded together in one bacterium window:
- a CDS encoding DUF4931 domain-containing protein, with the protein MCAELRKDIISGGWIITNTKGKEEFFESLEPGVRVKEKPCPFCPGNEKETPKEIYALRKPGTLPDQPGWSVRVFPSKEKALEIEMGLERRGVGIYDVMNNVGAHELIIESPEHIKNLSDLPNEQIRNALIVYQKRIVDLKGDKRFRYAIVFKNQRPNSPFRLGHTHSQLVALPLTPESVKGELENAKSYYREKERCIFCDVVREELEAGLRIVKENKFFISYVPFAPRLPFETWILPKRHNADFTQEDDSTLFDFAAIMKVTLSKICKLLEDPPLNYMIHSIPYMRPKVGYWKTIHKDYHWHLEILPHILKVEGFSWSSGFYIEPLSSEIMAKLLREAKL; encoded by the coding sequence ATGTGCGCTGAATTGAGAAAAGATATAATTTCCGGAGGGTGGATTATTACCAACACTAAGGGGAAAGAAGAATTCTTCGAATCTTTGGAGCCTGGAGTAAGGGTCAAGGAGAAGCCCTGCCCTTTCTGCCCGGGAAATGAAAAAGAGACACCTAAAGAAATCTATGCTTTGAGAAAGCCTGGTACTCTGCCGGACCAACCGGGTTGGAGCGTAAGAGTCTTTCCCAGCAAAGAGAAAGCACTGGAAATAGAGATGGGATTGGAGAGGCGTGGTGTGGGCATATACGATGTAATGAATAATGTGGGAGCACACGAGTTAATAATAGAGAGTCCTGAACACATCAAGAACTTAAGTGATTTGCCTAATGAACAAATAAGGAATGCCCTTATCGTTTATCAGAAAAGAATCGTCGATTTGAAAGGAGATAAGCGTTTCAGATACGCCATAGTTTTCAAGAATCAAAGACCCAATTCTCCTTTCCGATTGGGACACACTCATTCTCAGTTGGTTGCTCTACCTCTTACTCCCGAAAGTGTAAAAGGCGAATTGGAAAATGCTAAAAGTTACTACAGAGAGAAAGAGCGTTGTATTTTCTGTGATGTGGTTAGAGAAGAGTTGGAGGCGGGTCTAAGAATAGTTAAGGAGAACAAATTTTTCATCTCCTATGTTCCATTTGCTCCACGTCTTCCTTTTGAAACCTGGATACTTCCCAAAAGACACAATGCAGATTTTACTCAGGAAGATGATAGCACACTTTTTGATTTTGCAGCTATCATGAAAGTGACTTTAAGCAAGATTTGTAAACTGCTGGAGGATCCGCCACTCAACTATATGATCCACTCCATACCTTACATGCGGCCAAAGGTAGGTTACTGGAAAACAATACATAAGGATTACCATTGGCATTTAGAGATACTTCCCCATATTTTGAAGGTCGAAGGTTTCTCTTGGAGTTCTGGTTTCTATATCGAGCCACTTTCCTCGGAGATAATGGCAAAACTTTTACGAGAAGCGAAATTGTAG
- a CDS encoding Lrp/AsnC ligand binding domain-containing protein, whose protein sequence is MVGLILLRLEAGKEESVLSKIRDVKGVKKVQAVFGRWDIVATVEAPDLNALTSLVIKNIRAIDGVSATETLVSTAL, encoded by the coding sequence ATGGTAGGATTAATTCTACTCAGGTTGGAAGCAGGAAAGGAAGAATCGGTTCTCTCTAAAATCAGAGATGTAAAAGGGGTCAAAAAAGTTCAGGCTGTCTTTGGTCGGTGGGACATTGTAGCCACTGTGGAGGCACCTGATTTAAATGCCCTGACTTCATTGGTGATTAAGAATATTAGGGCAATCGATGGAGTTTCCGCTACGGAAACCCTGGTCTCTACCGCCCTTTAA
- a CDS encoding GAD domain-containing protein translates to MKEINDLLSETNSHVIREVLDSGGVIVGIKAEGFAGVLIEDQKLTDSLAKKVEKEAGVKGFISTDELPKYGLNKQDKRNIEEAFGVKEGDVVILVADQREKAEKAIQIIEAEIAKRKE, encoded by the coding sequence ATGAAGGAGATAAACGATTTGCTCAGCGAAACTAATTCCCATGTAATAAGAGAGGTCTTAGATTCAGGAGGAGTCATTGTGGGAATAAAAGCTGAAGGATTTGCTGGAGTTCTTATTGAAGACCAGAAGCTCACAGATAGCCTGGCTAAGAAAGTTGAGAAAGAAGCCGGGGTTAAAGGATTTATTTCCACCGATGAACTACCAAAATATGGTCTCAATAAACAAGACAAAAGGAACATCGAGGAAGCTTTCGGAGTTAAGGAGGGTGATGTAGTTATTCTGGTAGCTGACCAGAGGGAGAAAGCGGAAAAAGCAATTCAAATTATTGAAGCAGAAATAGCCAAACGTAAAGAATAG